Below is a window of Oncorhynchus nerka isolate Pitt River unplaced genomic scaffold, Oner_Uvic_2.0 unplaced_scaffold_4440, whole genome shotgun sequence DNA.
ccactgtctgtagggacacagagacacatataccactctgtggggacacagagacagatataccactgtctgtagggacacagagacacatataccactgtctgtggggacacagagacacatataccactgtctgtagggacacagagacacatataccactgtctgtggggacacagagacacatatatcactgtctgtggggacagagagacacatataccactgtctgtagggacacagagacacgtaTACCACTGTAtgtagggacacagagacacatatatcactgtctgtggggacacagagacacatataccactgtctgtagggacacagagacacatataccactgtctgtagggacacagagacacatataccactgtctgtggggacacagagacacatataccactgtctgtggggacacagagacacatataccactgtctgtagggacacagagacacatataccactgtctgtggggacacagagacacatataccagtgtctgtggggacacagagacagatataccactgtctgtggggacacagagacacatataccactgtctgtagggacacagagacacatataccactgtctgtggggacacagagacacatataccactgtctgtggggacacagagacacatataccactgtatgtggggacacagagacacatataccactgtctgtggggacacagagacacatataccactgtctgtggggacacagagacacatataccactgtctgtggggacacagagacacatataccactgtctgtagggacacagagacacatataccactgtctgtggggacacagagacacatataccactctgtggggacacagagacacatataccactgtctgtggggacacagagacacatataccactgtctgtggggacacagagacacagataccactgtctgtggggacacagagacacatataccactgtctgtggggacacagagacacatataccactgtctgtggggacacagagacacatataccactgtctgtggggacacagagacacatataccactgtctgtggggacacatataccactgtctgtggggacacagagacacatataccactgtctgtggggacacagagacacatataccactctgtggggacacagagacacatataccactgtctgtggggacacagagacacatataccactgtctgtggggacacagagacacatataccactgtctgtggggacacagatacacatataccactgtctgtagggacacagagacacatataccactctgtggggacacagagacacatataccactgtctgtggggacacagagacacatataccactgcctgtggggacacagagacacatataccactgtctgtggggacacagagacacatataccactgtctgtggggacacagagacacatataccactgtctgtagggacacagagacacatataccactgtctgtggggacacagagacagatataccactctgtggggacacagagacacatataccactgtctgtggggacacagagacacatataccactgtatgtggggacacagggacacatataccactgtctgtggggacacagagacagatataccacTCTGTGGGGACACAGggacacatataccactgtctgtggggacacagagacagatataccactctgtggggacacagagacacatataccactgtctgtggggacacagagacacatataccactgtatgtggggacacagggacacatataccactgtctgtggggacacagagacacatataccactgtctgtggggacacagagacacatataccactgtctgtagggacacagagacacatataccactgtctgtagggacacagagacacatataccactgtctgtagGGACAaagagacacatataccactgtctgtggggacacagagacacatataccactgtctgtggggacacagagacacatataccactgtctgtggggacacagagacacagataccactgtctgtggggacacagagacacatataccactgtctgtggggacacagagacacatataccactgtctgtgtggggacacagtggggacagagacacatataccactgtctgtggggacacagagacacatataccactgtctgtggggacacagagacacatataccactgtctgtagggacacagagacacatataccactgtctgtagggacacagagacacatataccactgtctgtggggacacagagacacatataccactgtctgtggggacacagagacacatataccactgtctgtagggacacagagacacatataccactctgtggggacacagagacacatataccactgtctgtggggacacagagacacatataccactgcctgtggggacacagagacacatataccactgtctgtggggacacagagacagatataccactctgtggggacacagagacacatataccactgtctgtggggacacagagacacatataccactgtctgtggggacacagatATACCAATGTCTGTGGGGACACAGTGACCGATACACTGCACAAAAACACAGTCAGAGTGAAGTGGAGGTACAAGTACAATACAGCTGGTCCCAAGTcatcaggagagaggacaggtgaggacactGACCTGCAGGGTGCTGAGCAGGTCATGGATGTGGCTCACACTgtggaggacctgctagaagacaacagagatgggttggaggacctgctagaagacaacagagatggatcacACTATAaagggttggaggacctgctagaagacaacagagatgggttggaggacctgttagaagacaacagagatgggttggaggacctgctagagGACAACAGAGATAGATCACACTATAaagggttggaggacctgctagaagacaacagagatgggttggaggacctgctagaagacaacagagatgggttggaggacctgctagaagacaacagagatagatcacactatgaagggttggaggacctgctagaagacaacagagatgggttggaggacctgctagaagacaacagagatagATCACACTATAaagggttggaggacctgctagaagacaacagagatgggttggaggacctgctagaagacaacagagatgggttggaggacctgctagaagacaacagagatagATCACACTATAaagggttggaggacctgctagaagacaacagagatgggttggaggacctgctagaagacaacagagatagatcacactatgaagggttggaggacctgcttgaagacaacagagatggatcacACTATGaagggttggaggacctgctagaagacaacagagatgggttggaggacctgctagaagacaacagagatagatcacactatgaagggttggaggacctgctagaagacaacagagatagATCACACTATAaagggttggaggacctgctagaagacaacagagatgggttggaggacctgctagaagacaacagagatgggttggaggacctgctagaagacaacagagatgggttggaggacctgctagaagacaacagagatgggttggaggacctgctagaagacaacagagatggatcacACTATGaagggttggaggacctgctagaagacaacagagatggatcacACTATGaagggttggaggacctgctagaagacaacagagatggatcacACTATGaagggttggaggacctgctagaagacaacagagatgggttggaggacctgctagaagacaacagagatagATCACACTGTGaagggttggaggacctgctagaagacaacagagatgggttggaggacctgctagaagacaacagagatagATCACACTATAaagggttggaggacctgctagaagacaacagagatgggttggaggacctgctagaggacaacagagatgggttggaggacctgctagaagacaacagagatggatcacACTATGaagggttggaggacctgctagaagacaacagagatgggttggaggacctgctagaagacaacagagatgggttggaggacctgctagaagacaacagagatggatcacACTATGaagggttggaggacctgctagaagacaacagagatagatcacactatgaagggttggaggacctgctagaagacaacagagatgggttggaggacctgctagaagacaacagagatggatcacACTATGaagggttggaggacctgctagaagacaacagagatgggttggaggacctgctagaagacaacagagatgggttggaggacctgctagaagacaacagagatgggttggaggacctgctagaagacaacagagatagATCACACTATAaagggttggaggacctgctagaagacaacagagatgggttggaggacctgctagaagacaacagagatgggttggaggacctgctagaagacaacagagatggatcacACTATGaagggttggaggacctgctagaagacaacagagatgggttggaggacctgctagaagacaacagagatgggttggaggacctgctagaagacaacagagatagatcacactatgaagggttggaggacctgctagaagacaacagagatgggttggaggacctgctagaagacaacagagatagatcacactatgaagggttggaggacctgctagaagacaacagagatagatcacactatgaagggttggaggacctgctagaagacaacagagatgggttggaggacctgctagaagacaacagagatggatcacACTATGaagggttggaggacctgctagaagacaacagagatagatcacactatgaagggttggaggacctgctagaagacaacagagatagATCACACTATAaagggttggaggacctgctagaagacaacagagatgggttggaggacctgctagaagacaacagagatagatcacactatgaagggttggaggacctgctagaagacaacagagatgggttggaggacctgctagaagacaacagagatgggttggaggacctgctagaagacaacagagatagatcacactatgaagggttggaggacctgctagaagacaacagagatgggttggaggacctgctagaagacaacagagattgggttggaggacctgctagaagacaacagagatgggttggaggacctgctagaagacaacagagatggatcacACTGTGaagggttggaggacctgctagaagacaacagagatagatcacactatgaagggttggaggacctgctagaagacaacagagatgggttggaggacctgctagaagacaacagagatgggttggaggacctgctagaagacaacagagatagATCACACTATAaagggttggaggacctgctagaagacaacagagatagATCACACTATAaagggttggaggacctgctagaagacaacagagatggatcacACTATGaagggttggaggacctgctagaggacaacagagatgggttggaggacctgctagaagacaacagagatgggttggaggacctgctagaagacaacagagatagATCACACTATAaagggttggaggacctgctagaagacaacagagatgggttggaggacctgctagaagacaacagagatggatcacACTATGaagggttggaggacctgctagaggacaacagagatggatcacACTATGaagggttggaggacctgctagaagacaacagagatgggttggaggacctgctagaagacaacagagatgggttggaggacctgctagaagacaacagagatggatcacACTATGaagggttggaggacctgctagaagacaacagagatggatcacACTATGaagggttggaggacctgctagaagacaacagagatgggttggaggacctgctagaagacaacagagatgggttggaggacctgctagaagacaacagagatgggttggaggacctgctagaagactTCTGGGTCTGGGATGTATATTTatgttctgggtctggggtgtatatttatattctgggtctgGGATGTATATTTATGTTCTGGGTCTTGGATGTATATTTATGTTCTGGGGTCTAGGgtgtatatttatattctgggtctggggtgtatatttatattctgggtctggggtgtatatttatattctgggtctagggtgtatatttatgttctggggtctggggtgtatatttatgttctgggtctggagtgtatatttatattctgggtctggagtgtatatttatattctggttctggggtgtatatttatattctgggtctggggtgtatgTTTATGTGGTAGTCTGGTCAGATATCTTTCTTACCTCGGTATTCCTCTTCAGTAACAGCATCATGGTCGCATTCTCCCCCTGACAACACAAAACTCCAGCATTACTGAACACAGGagaggagtgtgtctgtgtctgtgtctgtgtctgtctgtctgtctgtctgtctgtctgtctgtctgtctgtctgtctgtctgtctgtctgtctgtctgtctgtctgtctgtctgtctgtctgtctgtctgtctgtctgtctgtctgtctgtctgtctgtctgtctgtctgtgtgtgtgtctgtctgtgtgtgtgtctgtggtgtgtgtgtgtgtgtgtggtgtgtggtgtgtggtgtgtgtgtctgtgtgtgtgtgtgtcagatataGCTTGGTGTATTGACTACCACCAGCTGGTATACTGTCAGATATAGCTTGGTGTATTGACTACCACCAGCTGGTATACTGTCAGATATAGCTTGGTGTATTGACTACCACCAGCTGGTATACTGTCAGATATAGCTTGGTGTATTGACTACCACCAGCTGGTATACTGTCAGATATAGCTTGGTGTATTGACTACCACCAGCTGGTATACTGTCAGATATAGCTTGGTGTATTGACTACCACCAGCTGGTATACTGTCAGATATAGCTTGGTGTATTGAGGACCACCCGCTGGTATACTGTCAGATATAGCTTGGTGTATTGACTACCACCAGCTGGTATACTATCAGATATAGCTTGGTGTATTGACTACCACCAGCTGGTATACTATCAGATATAGCTTGGTGTATTGACTACCACCAGCTGGTATACTGTCAGATATAGCTTGGTGTATTGACTACCACCAGCTGGTATACTGTCAGATATAGCTTGGTGGATTGAGGACCACCAGCTGGTATACTGTCAGATATAGCTTGGTGGATTGTGGACCACCAGCTGGTATACTGTCAGATATAGCTTGGTGGATTGTGGGTAACCTTCTTCAGTACACCGTCTGACTCTGTCCTGCGAAGGtctgctctgtcctctccctcttctttgtCCCCATCTATACAACACAAGACACTCATCAGATATGTAGAAGACATGTTGCCCGGCATTAACACAAGTCACACGAAACACCAAGGCTTGAGAATGAGGTCACACCAAGGCTTGAGAATGAGGTCACACCAAGGCTTGAGAATGAGGTCACACCAAGGCTTGAGAATGAGGTCACACCAAGGCTTGAGAATGAGGTCACACCAAGGCTTGAGAATGAGGTCACACCAAGGCTTGAGAATGAGGTCACACCAAGGCTTGAGAATGAGATCACACCAAGGCTTGAGAATGAGGTCACACCAAGGCTTGAGAATGAGGTCACACCAAGGCTTGAGAATGAGGTCACACCAAGGCTTGAGAATGAGGTCACACCAAGGCTTGAGAATGAGATCACACCAAGGCTTGAGAATGAGGTCAAACCAAGGCTTGAGAATGAGATCACACCAAGGCTTGAGAATGAGGTCAAACTGATCAAATGGATGCTCTAAGTTAAAGGGATCCATCTTTGATCTTAAACTCCATTATTGACATGATAAACAAGGAAAACAGAGGCCCATCTGAGGCTCTCAATCAAGGCTTCTCAACCCTTGATAATGAATACGTATTACTGACAGGGATGTGTCTTACTCTTAGAGATGTGTATCTGCTGAGAGTCAAAGCCTCCGAAGGTCTCGGCCCTGCGAAGGAGACATACAGGGCCCGTGcccaccactcctcctcctccttctgtctctggGACCCACACCACCTGCTGCCCCCCCATCGCTCCTCCCAGAGTACCGTTCACCAGCGCCTGCAACGTCTCCactgtcacagagagagagagaaagagagagagaaagagagagaagagagagagaaagagagagaaagagagagagagggaaagagagagagagagaaagagagattgagagagagagagagagagagagagagagagagagattgagattgagagatgagggggaaagagaaagtacagaagagcagagagagagagaaaggatttcACTAACCAAATGATAATAACTATGTTACTGACCGTACTGTACCGTAGATATTAACAGTGTTTCTAATCTTTGCATCAATATCTTCTAATCTAAATCAAACACTCTTTACAATCAACCTTCCCAGTACGTTCTCACATCAGAGGAGAACATCTGATAGATCAGGAAGACAGTGAAAGATAATGCGACATTGGAAGCCACTGTTAGATCCAATGCACCATGTCTACAGTCTGGtctccacccctggttcccattaaatgggctactgttaccacaccatgtctcctccacccctggttcccattagatgggctactgttaccacaccatgtctcctccacccctggttcccattagatgggctactgttaccacaccatgtctcctccacccctggttcccattagatgggctactgttaccacaccatgtctacagtctggtctccacccctggttcccattagatgggctgttgttaccacaccatgtctacagtctggtctccacccctggttcccattagatgggccactgttaccacaccatgtctcctccacccctggttcccattagatgggctactgttaccacaccatgtctacagtctggtctccacccctggttcccattagatgggctactgttaccacaccatgtctacagtctggtctccacccctggttcccattagatgggctactgttaccacaccatgtctcctccacccctggttcccattagATGGGCTACTGTTACCACAACATGTACAGTcctccacccctggttcccattattagatgggctactgttaccacaccatgtctacagtctggtctccaccctggttcccattagatgggctactgttaccacaccatgtctacagtctggtctccacacctggttcccattagatgggctactgttaccacaccatgtctacagtctggtctccacccctggttcccattagatgggctactgttaccacaccatgtctacagtctggtctccacccctggttcccattagatgggctactgttaccacaccatgtctacagtctggtctccacccctggttcccattagATGGGCTACTGCGCcacacaccatgtctcctccacccctggttc
It encodes the following:
- the LOC135566525 gene encoding A-kinase anchor protein 13-like, coding for MGGQQVVWVPETEGGGGVVGTGPVCLLRRAETFGGFDSQQIHISKNGDKEEGEDRADLRRTESDGVLKKGENATMMLLLKRNTEQVLHSVSHIHDLLSTLQAVVVQQDSFIEDQRQALTNRPERLTSFFSSRPSSRHNSLIEQEKQRSLEKQRQETAAAAPAGHTTRRRGGGRGSGRCGSSS